The following proteins come from a genomic window of Sardina pilchardus chromosome 1, fSarPil1.1, whole genome shotgun sequence:
- the LOC134078656 gene encoding hatching enzyme 1.2-like translates to MFRKLASILVLLLGLSQVLAQEDQDPSSTEEVDEEVDISTRILEANQEISGFLMEGDIAIPRDRNARKCSNCKWQKSPSGLVEVPYNVSDAFSAQKKAVIQNALQTFHEKTCIRFVPYVKQKDFIRIVSRGGCYSYVGRNGGGQTVSLNVRGCVYKGVVQHELLHALGFFHEQTRSDRDKYVKINFENIRAGVSRNFKKYDTNNLNTAYDYGSVMHYSRKAFSKNRNDTITPIPNPNVSIGQRRDLSEIDIVKINRLYECEDSSNVTSSNETLKELIRRLEVSETQVKSLVSQVKSLVSQDKGNVN, encoded by the exons ATGTTCAGGAAACTGGCCTCCATTTTGGTTCTGCTGCTGGGCCTCTCGCAGGTCCTGGCTCAAGAGG ACCAGGACCCATCCAGtacagagg AAGTCGATGAGGAAGTCGACATCTCTACAAGAATCCTGGAAGCAAACCAAG AAATCTCAGGGTTCCTGATGGAGGGAGACATTGCCATTCCAAGAGACAGGAACGCCAGGAAGTGCAGTAATTGCAAGTGGCAGAAGTCACCATCCGGACTTGTTGAAGTGCCGTACAATGTTTCTGATGCTTTTT CTGCCCAGAAGAAGGCTGTTATTCAGAATGCCTTGCAGACCTTCCATGAGAAGACCTGCATTCGTTTTGTGCCTTACGTCAAACAAAAAGACTTCATCAGAATTGTGTCTCGTGGCGG GTGCTACTCGTACGTTGGAAGGAATGGCGGCGGACAAACCGTCTCGCTGAACGTGCGCGGCTGTGTTTACAAAGGTGTTGTGCAGCACGAGCTCCTTCACGCCCTCGGCTTTTTCCATGAGCAGACTAGAAGTGATCGGGACAAGTACGTCAAGATCAACTTTGAAAACATCCGAGCAG GCGTTTCCCGCAACTTTAAGAAGTATGACACTAATAACCTGAACACAGCGTATGACTATGGATCCGTCATGCACTACAGCAG AAAAGCCTTTTCAAAAAATCGTAATGACACCATCACCCCGATTCCTAACCCCAATGTGAGCATCGGACAGCGCAGAGATTTGTCAGAGATCGACATTGTGAAGATCAACAGGCTGTAtgagtgtgagg ACTCCAGCAATGTAACCAGCAGTAATGAAACTCTGAAGGAGCTGATCAGACGCTTAGAGGTCTCAGAGACCCAAGTGAAGAGCCTGGTCAGCCAAGTGAAGAGTCTGGTTAGCCAAGATAAAGGTAATGTGAACTGA